The Alkalihalobacillus sp. LMS6 genomic interval CGATGTCTCTATTTGAAAAAACGGACGAGTATGCATGTGGCAAACTTGCAAGCAAAGGAATTCCATTCACGTTTGTGGAGTTCAAAGATGGAGAATGGCAGCAAGTTAAAGGGCCTATCGGTAGTGGTGGCTTTTCACAAAAAAAACCAGCTACTAATGAAAAAAGACAGTCAAATTCAGCCTCGAAATCGCAGCCACAAGAAAGAACTGGTGGAAAAGCAAAAGCCAAAGCGAAAAAAGTTAAACCTGCATACAAACGAAAAGCGCGTGTCGCGCAGGAAAAGAAACATCGAAGAGATAATAAAGCACGTTCCCGTAAAAGCAAGTAAAGGAGAGTTCAGATAATGTCTTTGTTATTAGGATCACATGTATCGATGAGTGGAAAAAAGATGTTGCTTCAATCGAGTGAAGAAGCGGCTGCTTATGGTGCGAACACGTTTATGATTTACACAGGTGCACCGCAAAACACGCGACGTAAAGCAATTGAAGAGTTGAATATTGAAGCTGGAAAACAGCACATGGAAGAGCATGGTATTCGTGACATTGTCGTTCATGCACCTTACATTATAAATATTGCAAACACGCAGAAGCCCGAAACGTTTAAACTAGGTGTGGATTTCTTACGTTCAGAGATTGAACGGACAGAAGCTCTTGGTGCGAAACAAATTGTCTTGCACCCTGGAGCGCACGTAGGTGCTGGTCCGGAAGCTGGAATTAAGAAGATTATCGAAGGATTAAACGAAGTCTTAACAGAAAAAAGAGATGTGCAAATTGCGCTTGAAACAATGGCCGGTAAAGGTTCTGAATGTGGACGGACATTTGAAGAACTGGCTGAGATCATTGCGGGCGTCACGCATAACGAACGATTATCTGTTTGTTTTGATACATGTCATACGCATGATGCTGGCTACAATCTTGTGGAAGACTTTGACGGCGTATTAGAGTCTTTTGACAAAATTATTGGTACTGATCGAATAAAAGTTGTTCACGTTAATGATTCAAAAAATGAACGACACGCGCAAAAAGACCGACATGAAAACATTGGACATGGATATATTGGTTTAAAGGCACTTGATTATATTGTTCATCATAATCAGTTTAAAGATGTCCCAAAAATTTTAGAAACGCCGTTTATCGGGGTTGACAAAAAAGACCGTAAGCCACCTTATGAGCACGAAATTGCGTTATTAAGAAGAGAGCGGAGCGATCTTATCGAAAAATAATAAAAAGAGCACCTCTAGTTTGAAAAAACGAGGTGCTCTTTTTATTATCTAATGGTAAAATAATGGCAAGAAACCATTTAAAGCATATGGTTGTATTTCTGGAACAGCTGGGAAACGGTTGAAGAAACATAGGAATCTGTTTCTTTTGTTAATTGATAAATAATGGATTCGACTTGTTTTTTATTTCCAACATTAATGGTTTGTTGCCGTAAAATGCGAAGGACGCTATCTGCCTGTTCACTTGATAATGGGTAACCTTGTTTCTCGGCAAGTTGCATAAATTCTTCTTTACTAATTGAATTAATTTTTTGGTTCACGAGCTGTTGCATGATGAAGTTCATGATGGCACCGCTCCTTAAAATAGAAAGTCTCTTTTACTGTATGTTGTGAAAGAAAAAACAGAACAAAAAAAGGAGTTAACGTCTCTTTTCACGAATAAGAGTAAAATATAGGAGATTCGGAAAAGTGTTTTATTATTTGTTATTCTGATTAATGATAAGGGGGGCCAGAAGATCTATGAACCAAAACCAGCTTTACAAAAATGGCCCTAATAGGAGTACTGATATGTTGCACAAAGAGATAATTGGAAAGCAAGACTATCGTAATCAAACGATGTTCACGCTTATTGAAGAGTTAAATTTACCATATTTAAAAGTAGATCAAACGTTGAAAGTTTTATCTTGGAATGAAATGTTTAGTTTTTTAACAGACATTAAAAAAGAAGAACTTCAACATTCTTCACTCAAAGAGTTAGCGATCAGTCATGATATTGCAGAGTTTTTTCTTAATCAACTTGAACTCAGCTCTAAATATGTGCAAATCACGAAAAATATTTATGAGAATGAGGGAAGTGTACTTAATATTACTTTTATTCCAGAAGTGGAAAATGAGCGTGTCTGTTATTTTATTATGTTAGAAGATTTATCTTTGCAAACGAAATATGAGGAATTATTGACGTTTCAACACCAAATGCAAGCGGTGTCTCATATTGCTGCTAGTGTTGCCCATGAATTGCGTAACCCGCTTTCAGTTATCAAAGGCTTTTTACAGCTATCGCATTTAACGTGTGATTTTCAAAAATATTACAACACCATCATCTCTGAGCTTAATCGAATGAACATTATCATTGAAGACTTTTTATCCGTTTCTCGAAAAAAATCAAACCGAAAATGGCAATCCCCCTCTAACCTCATCCAGTCATTAGTGGAATTAATGAAAGCGGAGTGTCTGTTGCACAGTGTGGAGCTACAGGTAAATTTTGATAAGTCCTTTGCGCTATGCTATGTGAACGAATCGATGTTTAAACAAGTGATGCTCAATTTACTTAGAAACGCGATTGAAGCATTTGATGAGCGCGCTTCCTACAAGTATTTAAAAGTATCAAGCAAGGAAGTAGGGGAGTTTGTACATATTGAATTAATTGATAATGGCAAAGGCATGCCTAAAGAAGTTGTTGAACAACTCGGGAAACCTTTTTTTACGACGAAAGAAAAAGGAACGGGTGTCGGCATTCCACTATGTAAAAAAATCGTTGAAGACCATGGTGGTCATTTTTATGTCTCAAGTGAACGTGATGTGGGGACAAAAGTTGTGATTACGTTTCCTTTGCTTGTCTAACAAGACTTTTTGGATGTAGCCTTATTATAGGCTTTTTGTTTGTTGGAAGATCTTAGCGCTTGACGTTCGTATCGATATCGTCTATTCTACTTTGGAGCTAAAGGAGGAGGACGTTTGTATGGAACGAAACCGAAAAAAGCTTATTTTATTATGTTTATTAGGACCTGTTATTGGCCTATTTTTATATACAAATCATCTTACAAATGGACAACTGGAGGAACGTGCTTATGGTAATTCCTATGATCCATTAGAAGAAGATTATGAGCATATTAAAGAAGAGATTACCATGTTTCATGATGGGTCGTTGGACTCTCTTCCTTCATATGAAGATAACAAACATGCATGGGAAGATGCTGAACAGCTTGGTGGCTTTCTTCATGAAGAGAGTGAAGGGCACTTCGAAGAGCGTTGGGGCATGTATCTTGGACTTATCGCTGAGCAAGAAGATGTAGATCCGTTTCTTGTTTACGAACTTCTAAAAGTTGAAAGTGGTCATACGTTTGATGAGAATGCGATCGGACCAGAAACAAAGTATGGGCATGCTTATGGTATGGCACAATTTATGACGAATACCGCACCGTGGATTGCAGATATGGCGAGTTTAGATTATGAAAAAGACTATTTATTTAATCCCTATTACGCCATTCATTTATCGGTACAGTACTTGTCGTTTTTGCATGACCAATATGACAATTGGGATCAAGCTTTAACTGCATATCATCGAGGAATGGGCGGGATGCAAGCCTATATAGCAGAAAATGGACATGCTAAAAGCGAATACGCAGTGACAATTCAAAAACAAGCAAAAACCCATGACCTCTTTTAAAAAACGGCCAACGTGCCGTTTTTGTTTTGTTAAAAATGCAGAAACATGGCTGGACAAATGAGAAAAAAAGAGTATAATAGGTTGAAGATAAATCGGAATCATTCTGAATAGGGGGATGGAAATGATTCGCGAAAACTATGTTTCCTTAGAGAATATAACATTTGCTTACGGGCGACGTCCGGTACTCAGTGACGTTTCATTAACAATAAAAAAAGGTGATTTCCTTGGATTGGTTGGTCCGAATGGATCTGGGAAGTCAACATTAATAAAAATGATGCTTGGTTTACTGCGACCAACAGAAGGTACGGTCAAAGTATTTGATGACTCGATAGAGCATTTTCATCAATGGGACCGTATTGGCTATGTGTCACAAAAAGCAAATAGCTTTAGCAGTGGTTTTCCTGCCACTGTTTACGAAGTTGTATCAATGGGCTTGTTTGGAAAAGTAGGGCTTTTTCGTTTCATGAAGAAAAAGCATAAAGAAATGGTGTTCCGTGCTGTCGAGCAAGTAGATATGACGGAGTACTTGTATGAAAATATCGGAGAACTTTCTGGTGGTCAACAGCAACGTGTCTTTATTGCGCGAGCGCTCGTGAGCGACCCAGATTTGCTGATTCTTGATGAACCGACGGTGGGAATTGATGCGAAAAGCGTTGCATCGTTTTATGGCTTGCTGCACGAATTAAATCGTGATTTAGGAAAAACCCTTCTATTAATTTCTCATGATATCGGGGCGATGACGGATCATGTAAACAAAGTAGCTTGCTTAAACCGGACAATCCATTTTCACGGAAAAACCGAAGAATTTGCTGCGAAAAAAGACAAGCTGGATTTTTATGGACATGATGTTCATTTGTTAACCCACAGTCATGAAGGAGTCCACCATGCTTAATGCTTTTTTAACTTATGATTTTCTGCAATATGCGTTATTGACTGGTGTAATGATTGGGTTACTTGCTCCTTTATTAGGAGTCTTTTTAGTTGTGAGAAGAATGTCTTTAATTGCAGATGCTTTATCGCACATCACCTTATCTGGTATTGCTTTTAGTCTCTTGCTCGGAAGCTATATTCCGTTTATGCAAGGGGTTAACCCGCTTTATATGGGGATGGTCTTTTCAGTAAGTGGGTCACTCTTTATGGAGAAATTACGACAAGTGTATGTGCATTATAAAGAGATTGCCATTCCAATTATCATGTCGGCTGGTATAGGATTAGGCGTTGTATTTATTTCGATGGCTAATGGATTTAACACAGATTTATTAAATTATTTATTTGGGTCTGTAATTGCTGTTAACCGCAGTGACTTTATTACAATTACAGTTATTACTGTTGTTGTACTATTTATTTTGATCATTTTTTATAAAGAATTATTCTTTCTATCATTTGATGAAGAGCAAGCGCGTGTATCAGGGATTAATCGACGTCTCGTTCATTTAATTTTTATGGTTATGGTTGCGCTTGTTATCGCGGCTTCAATGCGAGTAGTGGGAATTTTACTCGTCTCTGCTTTAATGACTTTACCTGTTGCGAGCGCAATGCGATTCGCGAAAGGGTTTAAGCAATTGTTCTTTTACGCAGTTATTTTTGGAGAAGTTGCAGTAATTGGCGGCCTAATGCTTGCATTTCAGCTGAATTTAGCGCCAGGTGGAGTGATTGTACTTCTAGCAGTATTGATCTTATTATTTTCCATCTTATTTGGTCGAAATCGTGCAAAGCAAGGGCGCTTTCCGTTGAAAAAAAGAACGCAACCTACTAGCCAATCCGAATAAAATTCGTTACACTAAAAAGCAAGAAGTCAAAGAAGAGGGTTGATTGAATGGATGTTTCACATGCACTTAATCGCTTAAAAGAAAAAGGGTACAAGTATACAGATAAACGAGAAGACATGCTGCGTTTGTTCGCAAATGATTCTCGCTACATGACCGCTAAAGATGTATTGGAAAATATGCATGACCAATACCCTTCATTAAGTTTTGATACGATTTACCGTAATTTATCGTTGTTCGCTGATTTGGATTTATTAGAAACAACGGAGCTCGAGGGTGAAAAACGATTTCGATTTAGTTGTCGAACATCAGAACACCATCACCATTTAATTTGCTTAGATTGTGGGAAAACAGAGCACTTTCATAATTGTCCAATGGACGAGGAGTTATTCAATCGGTTTCCTAACTTTCAAGTCACTGGTCATAAATTTGAAATTTATGGCATGTGTCAAGCTTGTCAACAGTAAACATAAAAGTAGAGATGGCTACGCGGCATCTCTGCTTTTTTTTGCGCGCATAATTCCCATCTTTTACGCGTTATGAGATCAAACGCTTGGGAGAACCTATAAACACAAGGGGGGATTAGATGTCACCAGTTGTAATGTGTAACGTTTCAAGCTGTCTCCATTGGAAAGAAGAAAACCAGTGTGGTGCAGATAAGATTTTGGTCCAAACGGATAAATTGGAGTCTTCCTATGACATGGAAACAAGTGAAGAATTAGGAACAGATGAGTTAGGTGAAGTGAAAAAGAGTGAAGAAACATGCTGTCACACGTTTGAACCTAAGCATTAATAAAAACTCTCTAGTCATCGCACTAGAGAGTTTTATTTTTTATCCACGACTCAACCCAGGCCTCAGCTTCTGTCCAATTTGTCACGCGAATGACTTGTTCAGGTACCGGTAAACGATTGTATGGCGTATCAAACAAAATAACGGGAATCCTGCATTCTTCGGCAATCATGACCGCATTGTCATGTTTATCTTCAAAAAAGATTTCGACGTTTTGTTCTTTAACAGCTTCAATCTTATTATGGTGACCAATGAGTTCAACATGTTGAAAAGGAATGTCGTTCTTCTTTAACCAATCGAGTGTAATGGCTTCGTATTGCTTTTTGCGAGCTGTAATAAAAATAAGGTCGTGATCTACGTTCCATTTACTTAGAATTTGATCGACCTTCTTAATAAGTGGCGCATTGCTGTATATCGTCGGTTCATTTTTTAACATCCACTTCCAAAAATCGGCTTCTTCTATATTTAATAAATTAGATAGGTCGTACTCAGAAATGTCATCTAGTGTAAAGCTTGTATTAAAATCTTGGTTAATATAGGGAATAAACGTTGCAGGATCTGTAATGGTTCCGTCAATATCAAAACCTAATCGTCTTTTCATTGTTTGCACCTCGTATGATTTCATAAGAATGTTTGCGTCAGAAAGAGAAATACTACACCTAAGAAAGGGGGATTTATGATGAGTGATCAGCAAAAGAAAAAGCATAAACAACCATTAACATTGGTTGATAAAGATGATCCTTCATTAACATTTTTAAACACGCATGTTGATGGACACGACGGTGAAAAAGGTTCCGAGTATGTTTATGATGCCAAAGAAAAACAAGATTATCATGAAGAATACGCCAATGAATTTACGCCAGATGATTTAAATGAAGGCGAAGATTATGGTGACAGTAGCGCTGGAAAAGGAATTGGAACGATGGGCATCGTTTTCGCCATCACTTCATTATTTTTAGTACCGCTTCTATTAGGCCCAATTGGGATTATATCAGGCATTATCGCGATTGTAAAAGGACGGAAATCATTGGGGATATGGGCGATCGTAATTGGCGCCATTTCTGTATTATCCACATTGATTATTACTCCGTTTTTATAAATAGGAAAAACCGACTCCCGAGAGAGTCGGTTTTGCTTTAATTAAGTTGTTCTTCTCGTTGTTTTGCGTAATGCGCTTCTGCCATTTTATCGATTTCTTTTTTAAGTTCATCGACCATCGTTTCTTCTGGTACTTTACGGACAATTTCACCTTTCATGAAGAGAAGGCCTTCTCCGCGTGCACCGGCAATCCCGATGTCTGCTTCTCGAGCTTCACCAGGTCCGTTTACTGCGCATCCGAGGACGGCAACTTTAATCGGCGCTTTTACGCTGGCGATATACTCTTCCACTTCATTTGCAATACTAATGAGGTCAATTTCGATTCGACCACATGTAGGACAAGAAATAAGTGTAGCAGCGTTAGCAGCTAGACCAAAGGATTTAAGCAACTCTCGTGCTACTTTTACTTCTTCAACAGGATCTGCAGAAAGAGAAATACGTAATGTGTTTCCAATCCCCATATTGAGTAAAATGCCGATACCGGCAGCACTTTTTACTGTTCCAGCAAAAAGAGTACCAGACTCTGTAATTCCTAAATGAAGAGGATAATCAAAAGCTTGACTTGCTTTATCATACGCTTCAACTGCTAAATGCACATCAGATGCTTTCATTGAAACAATGATGTCATGGAAATCGAGGTCTTCAAGGATTTTAATATGGTGAAGGGCGCTTTCAACCATGGCGTCAGCCGTTGGATAACCATATTTTTCTAAAAGATGGCGCTCAAGCGAACCGGCGTTCACACCGATCCGAATCGGAATGCCTTTTTCTTTGGCAGCTTTAACAACCGCTTCAACATTTTCGCGTTTTCCGATGTTTCCTGGGTTGATACGGATTTTATCCGCTCCACCTTCTATAGCTTTTAATGCGAATTTATAATTGAAGTGGATGTCTACTACTAAAGGAATATTAATTCTTTTTTTGATTTCGGCTATGGCTTCTGCAGCGCGCATATCTGGACAAGCAACCCGAACAACTTGGCAGCCTGCTTCCTCAAGTCTTTCAATTTCCGCAACGGTAGCATCAACATCATGAGTCTTTGTTGTTGTCATACTTTGGATGATTACTTCATCATTACCGCCAATCGTTAAATTTCCCACTTTAACGGGACGAGTATTTTTTCGATGAACTCTTTCGGTCATAGACCATATCGCTCCTTTGCGGGGCATCGTGCCCGTCTTTTTCTCCACTTTAGTGAAGACACATGCTTATTTTATCAATCACTTGTGCAATCTGGCAAGGAAATTCACTTATTGTTTCGTATAAAGTGGAAAACGATAGGTCTGCCCAATTTGAATCTCATTTGGATTAATTCCATCATTTAACACCGAAAAATCGGCTAATATTTCTTGGATGGATTGATCAACTTGTCCGTTATGCAGTCGCTCGACAATCGACAGAACGGTTTGTCCACTTTCAATTATGACTTCTTGAGAGGGGATAGGAGGTGGGTCCTCTTCTGTTTGATTTGTTTGTGCTTCTGGTGTGTTGTCATCCTGTTGGACTAAGTTTGACAATGTTGAGCCTGTTAAATCGTTTTGGATACCTAAAATAACGATAATCGCGATCGCAAGATAAACAAGGCGCTTCAACAGTCGTCACACTCCTTCATAGAAACATCGTCTCATGTTTCTTCAGCTATTCATATGTATTCAAGGTTTGTGCAAATATTCCTGCTCCTTCTAACTCGTTAAGTTTCCTTCATTTATACATAGTTGAAACAAAACATACACAGTATTAAACAGTAAACTAGGACTTTCGTAGCTTTTCTGAATGCTGGTAAAAAGGTAACGTTTGATATAGGAAAGCATGAAAGGTGGAACCCTAATTGAATCGAGCTTTAAAACTATTTGGTATTTTCATGACATTCATTTTAATTACTCATTTTAGTGTAAATGTAGCAAACGCAGATGCTGCTCCTGGAGATGTGGTTGTGACATTAGGTCAAGATTTATCGGAACAGCAGGCCAACGAGATCTTAAGTCGGATGAATGTGGATGAAAATGTTCCAACTCTGTATGTGACGAATGAAGAAGAACATAAATATTTAGGTGACTATATTAGCGCGCAAACAATCGGAAGTCGTGCTTTATCCTCTTCAAAAATTACGTTAGGCGAAACAGATACAGGCATTCATGTAACCTCTGATCATATTACATGGGTTACGAATGAGATGTATGCAAATTCTTTAATTACAGCAGGGATTAAAGATGCTGAAGTACATGTGACGGCTCCGTTTGATGTGTCAGGTACAGCGGCTTTAACCGGGCTAATTAAAGCGTATGAATCTGCGACTGACCAAGTAATCCCTGAAGAGCAAAAAAACGTTGCAAATGAAGAAATGATCCGTACGGCAGAGCTTGGAGATTCAATCGGAGAAGAAGAAGCGGCGGAACTTATAACCTTAATTAAAGAAGAAATTGCGTCAACATCAATTGAATCTGAAGAGGAAATGAAAACCATTATTATTCAACTAGCAGAAGAAATTAATGTGACGCTCACTGAAACACAAGTGAATGATCTATCTGCGTTGTTCATGAAAATGAAAGAATTGAATATTGACTGGGACGCCGTTTCAAGCCAAATTGATAAAGTTCGTGAAAACCTTAGTGGCTTTCTAGAAAGTGACGAAGCACGCTCATTTTTCGACAGAATGATAGAGGCAGGAAAAAGTTTTTTCAATTCCATTCGCAGCTTTTTTAGTTCATAATAGGGGGATAACCCCCTATTTTTGTTTTTTGAAACTTTTTTTAGGGAAGACACGTAAAAAGGGAAGAATCGTTAAATCATAAGAATGGAGGTCACTATCTTGATTGACTGGTTAGATTCAGCAACTGTTGGATTTCTTGTTGTAACAATTGGGACATTGTTTTTAATAGGAGAACTCCTCGTTCGAGCTAGAGGTCTTTTTGGCTTACTCGGACTCGGATTAATAAGTGTATATTTCTTGCACCACTTAAATGGAGATGCAAGCACGTGGGTCATCATCTTCTATTTAATTGGACTCGCGCTCATTATTTTTGATGGAAATGTGACATCAGATGGTACCATTGCAGCGATTGGTGTACTGTTTATGATTATTGGATTAGCTGTACCGGCTCCAGACATGGTATACAGCATTCTTGTTGGTATGGGTACTGTAATTGGTGCATTTGCATCGCTCCTTTTCTTGAAAGTATTTCCGCACAGAAATATGTGGTCAAAAATGACGTTGAAAGAATCCCTTTCTTCAGAAGCTGGCTACAATTCAATTAATGAAGGGTATAAAGAACTAGTTGGAAAAAAAGGCAAAGCATTAACCGCATTTCGACCAACTGGTACAGTGGAAATTGATGGTGAACCGTATAGTGCAACAAGTGGAAGTGTTTGGATTGAAGCGGAGACAGAAGTGGACGTTGTATCTGTAGATGGTACAAGAATTTTAGTCAGACGTGCAGAACAAAAACAACAAACTCAACCAGAAGAAGAAAACTAGAATCAGCTTGCTTTGAGCAAGCTGACTTTTTTATGTTTCAAACATGATTCGATCTAAGACAACGTGAGCATTTTTGAGTGGTAGCATGGAACAACAATGTTGAAATTCAATGAAATGGGGATTAATTTTACTTTTTGTGGAAAAGTAATGGGAGTTTAAAGATTTGTTCGGGTTGCTTTGTAAAAAAAGTGTAAAGATATTTAAAAGCTTGTTTACAAATTCTTTGTGATCGTTTAATAATAGATTCGGAACATCATTGTTGAGGTTTGTCGAAATGAAAACCTACATGAGTTTTTTTATGAAGGGATGAGATGAGTGAGCGAGTTTCAAGTATTGCTGTTTACGTTCCTAGGGGGGATCGGAATCTTCCTGTTTTCCGTAAAGTATATGGGAGACGGGTTGCAGAAAACAGCAGGAGACGGATTAAGAGGGTTATTAGATAAATACACAACCAATCCTTTTATGGGTCTACTTTCAGGTATTGTTGTAACGATTTTACTGCAAAGTAGCACGGCAACAACCGTATTAACAATTGGTCTTGTAAACGCAGGGTTTATGACGTTAAGACAAGCAATTGGTGTTATTATGGGTGCAAATATTGGTACAACAACAACCGCATTTATCATTGGTTTGCCGATTCGTGAGTACGCTTTGCCTATTATGGCAGTCGGAGCCTTTTTACTTTTCTTCTTTAAGAAGAAACGCGTAAACGCGATTGGGCAAGTAATCTTTGGTTTTGGTGGACTATTTTATGGTCTTAGCTTAATGGGGCAAAGTCTACGTCCATTAGCTGGATGGGAACCGTTCGTCGACTTTACAGCGCGAATGAGTGATAATCCATTATTAGGTGTTGTGGTCGGTGTCATTCTAGCTGTTGCCTTGCAAAGTTCTACAGCTGCCATAGGGTTAGTTCAGCAATTGTATGAACAAGGAGCAATGGATTTATCAGCTGCTTTACCGGTCTTAATTGGTGATAATATTGGTACGACCTTAACAGCCGTTTTAGTAGCAATTGGTGCAACGGTTGCGGCACGACGAGCAGCGTTAACGCATGTTGTATTTAACTTGTTTGGCGCCATATTGATTATGTCTGTCTTCCCGTTCTTTGTATCGTTTGTAGACTTTTTAGGGAACCAATTTAATTTAAGTAATACTCTTGAAATCGCCGCTGCGCACGGTGTTTACAATGTAGCGAATGTCATTATTCAATTCCCATTAATTGGTGTGCTGGCTTACGTTGTAACAAAACTTGTTCCAGGTCAAGAGCTTGATTTGGATTACAAACCAAAACATTTAGATCCTGTTTTCATAGGAAGCTCACCGGCTATTGCGCTTGGACAAGCCAAGCAAGAAGTGATTCACATGGCCGACTACTCGAAAAAAGGGTTAAAACAAGCAATTAAGTATATGGAGACAGGTGAGAAGAAAGATGCAGATCTTGCACTTCAATACGAACTTGCAATTAATAATCTGGACAAAGAGATTACCGACTACCTTGTAAAAGTATCATCCCGTTCTCTTTCTGCATCGGATTCGAACCTACATTCAACGTTATTGAATGCTGTTCGTGATATAGAGCGTATTGGCGATCATATGGAAAACATCGTTGAACTAAAAGATTATCAAAAAGCAAACAAAGTAGCCTTGTCTGATATTGCGTTAAAGGATTTAAATGAAATGTTTAATTTAACGTATTCAACATTGGAAGAAGCAATGGATTCTCTTGAAAAAGATGATATTGATAAAGCAAATGATGTGTTAAAACACGAAGAGTTAATTGATAAAATGGAAAGAAAGCTCCGGAAACAACATATTAAACGTATGAACGACGGAGAATGCTCAGGTGCAGCAGGGATTATCTTCGTAGATATTATCTCAAACCTTGAGCGAATCGGTGATCATTCTGTAAACATTGCAGAAGCGGTTATTGATGAGCAGTAAGAAAGATCGGGCTAAGCCCGATCTTTTTTTAAAAAAGTATTGCACAATGTAAAGATACATGATAATATAACTCTTGTCCTTAACAAAGGGCAGGGATATTATTCCACAGTAGCTCAGTGGTAGAGCTATCGGCTGTTAACCGATCGGTCGCAGGTTCGAATCCTGCCTGTGGAGCCATTTGGCGGTGTAGCTCAGCTGGCTAGAGCGTACGGTTCATACCCGTGAGGTCGGGGGTTCGATCCCCTCCGCCGCTACCATTACATATTTATCTAACCTTGGCGATCGTGGCGAAGTGGTTAACGCACCGGATTGTGGTTCCGGCATTCGTGGGTTCGATTCCCATCGGTCGCCCCATTTTTATCTGTGGACCCTTAGCTCAGTTGGTTAGAGCACTCGGCTCATAACCGATTGGTCGTAGGTTCGAGTCCTACAGGGTCCACCACTCGGGGGAATACCCAAGTTCGGCTGAAGGGATCGGTCTTGAAAACCGACAGGGGTGTCAAAGCCCGCGGGGGTTCGAATCCCTCTTCCTCCGTCAGCGAACCTTGGTACAAGACGTCTTGTACCAAGGTTTTTTTATGTTTAATTGCATGTAGTGCGGGAATAGTATAAATAGAAAGCGAATATGAGCATATTCGTTGCCGTTTACATGGTTAAATGGTAATCTAATTGAGAAACAAAATCAGTTTAGTTTTGGGAGGAGTTTTTAAGTTATGGCTTACAAATTACCAGAATTACCTTATGCAGCAAATGCATTGGAACCACACATTGATGAGCAAACAATGAACATTCACCACGGGAAACACCACAACACGTACGTAACGAACTTAAATGCCGCGTTAGAAGGTCATGAAGATCTTGCGAACAAAGAGATTGAAGATCTCGTTGCGAACTTAGATTCTGTACCAGAGAACATTCGTACAGCCGTTCGTAATAATGGCGGTGGACATGCTAACCACGCATTATTCTGGCAGTTACTAAGCCCGAATGGCGGCGGTGCTCCAACTGGTTCATTAGCAAACGATATCGATTCTACTTTTGGCAGCTTGGATGAATTTAAAACGAAATTTGCGGATGCAGCAAA includes:
- a CDS encoding Fur family transcriptional regulator, yielding MDVSHALNRLKEKGYKYTDKREDMLRLFANDSRYMTAKDVLENMHDQYPSLSFDTIYRNLSLFADLDLLETTELEGEKRFRFSCRTSEHHHHLICLDCGKTEHFHNCPMDEELFNRFPNFQVTGHKFEIYGMCQACQQ
- a CDS encoding DUF2624 family protein, whose translation is MNFIMQQLVNQKINSISKEEFMQLAEKQGYPLSSEQADSVLRILRQQTINVGNKKQVESIIYQLTKETDSYVSSTVSQLFQKYNHML
- a CDS encoding lytic transglycosylase domain-containing protein, with the translated sequence MERNRKKLILLCLLGPVIGLFLYTNHLTNGQLEERAYGNSYDPLEEDYEHIKEEITMFHDGSLDSLPSYEDNKHAWEDAEQLGGFLHEESEGHFEERWGMYLGLIAEQEDVDPFLVYELLKVESGHTFDENAIGPETKYGHAYGMAQFMTNTAPWIADMASLDYEKDYLFNPYYAIHLSVQYLSFLHDQYDNWDQALTAYHRGMGGMQAYIAENGHAKSEYAVTIQKQAKTHDLF
- a CDS encoding metal ABC transporter ATP-binding protein encodes the protein MEMIRENYVSLENITFAYGRRPVLSDVSLTIKKGDFLGLVGPNGSGKSTLIKMMLGLLRPTEGTVKVFDDSIEHFHQWDRIGYVSQKANSFSSGFPATVYEVVSMGLFGKVGLFRFMKKKHKEMVFRAVEQVDMTEYLYENIGELSGGQQQRVFIARALVSDPDLLILDEPTVGIDAKSVASFYGLLHELNRDLGKTLLLISHDIGAMTDHVNKVACLNRTIHFHGKTEEFAAKKDKLDFYGHDVHLLTHSHEGVHHA
- a CDS encoding metal ABC transporter permease → MLNAFLTYDFLQYALLTGVMIGLLAPLLGVFLVVRRMSLIADALSHITLSGIAFSLLLGSYIPFMQGVNPLYMGMVFSVSGSLFMEKLRQVYVHYKEIAIPIIMSAGIGLGVVFISMANGFNTDLLNYLFGSVIAVNRSDFITITVITVVVLFILIIFYKELFFLSFDEEQARVSGINRRLVHLIFMVMVALVIAASMRVVGILLVSALMTLPVASAMRFAKGFKQLFFYAVIFGEVAVIGGLMLAFQLNLAPGGVIVLLAVLILLFSILFGRNRAKQGRFPLKKRTQPTSQSE
- a CDS encoding nitrogen regulation protein NR(II) — its product is MLHKEIIGKQDYRNQTMFTLIEELNLPYLKVDQTLKVLSWNEMFSFLTDIKKEELQHSSLKELAISHDIAEFFLNQLELSSKYVQITKNIYENEGSVLNITFIPEVENERVCYFIMLEDLSLQTKYEELLTFQHQMQAVSHIAASVAHELRNPLSVIKGFLQLSHLTCDFQKYYNTIISELNRMNIIIEDFLSVSRKKSNRKWQSPSNLIQSLVELMKAECLLHSVELQVNFDKSFALCYVNESMFKQVMLNLLRNAIEAFDERASYKYLKVSSKEVGEFVHIELIDNGKGMPKEVVEQLGKPFFTTKEKGTGVGIPLCKKIVEDHGGHFYVSSERDVGTKVVITFPLLV
- a CDS encoding deoxyribonuclease IV, giving the protein MSLLLGSHVSMSGKKMLLQSSEEAAAYGANTFMIYTGAPQNTRRKAIEELNIEAGKQHMEEHGIRDIVVHAPYIINIANTQKPETFKLGVDFLRSEIERTEALGAKQIVLHPGAHVGAGPEAGIKKIIEGLNEVLTEKRDVQIALETMAGKGSECGRTFEELAEIIAGVTHNERLSVCFDTCHTHDAGYNLVEDFDGVLESFDKIIGTDRIKVVHVNDSKNERHAQKDRHENIGHGYIGLKALDYIVHHNQFKDVPKILETPFIGVDKKDRKPPYEHEIALLRRERSDLIEK
- a CDS encoding DUF1540 domain-containing protein gives rise to the protein MSPVVMCNVSSCLHWKEENQCGADKILVQTDKLESSYDMETSEELGTDELGEVKKSEETCCHTFEPKH